Proteins encoded within one genomic window of Coleofasciculus sp. FACHB-T130:
- a CDS encoding mucoidy inhibitor MuiA family protein — protein MQAIQKSPEVIQELTLDAPVCVVTLLEDRAQVRRIGKINLTQGLWRIQVQKVAPVLSDKSLRAEFCEEYPEARIDDVRVRRQMLVKETDRLTNEEMQNFASLQAELRSLLNSFNNISEDRQHLESCFERVNTILAKGLQELPVDAIWGQIDPKSWREQISTLFKQLRDFRSEILSSYHTQEQLHQQIHDLIAKAEALSRPDMVYVANIEADLMIPQAGEYAIAFDYVVPGAMWRPWHQARLLLDEKPTLSFRFDGCVWQRTGEDWKDVDLVFSTARASLGTEPPLLTDDPLNVQEKSQQIIIQARDQQVQTAGLGTDTTPATVDLPGVDDGGEVRNLRSQTKATIPSDGRPYRVSIYSFDSPASVEYVLMPELSCQVILKSEQTNTSKFPILAGPVDLVRTSGFVGRTSVLFIAPGEKFALGWGADNAMRVQRTQTQKRKQDHLTKWNSVTTTTTLFLSNIGEEQRAIATTERVPVSELEQVKVEVISDKTTDGIQADENGFCTWNFTLEPYSQLQASLVYQVSAAPEVQGI, from the coding sequence ATGCAAGCAATTCAAAAGTCGCCAGAAGTCATTCAAGAATTAACGCTCGATGCACCTGTTTGTGTAGTAACACTCTTAGAAGATAGGGCACAGGTGCGACGAATTGGCAAAATTAATTTAACCCAAGGACTGTGGAGAATCCAAGTCCAGAAAGTTGCCCCAGTTCTTTCAGATAAATCTCTTCGGGCAGAGTTTTGTGAAGAATATCCAGAGGCACGAATTGACGATGTTCGCGTTCGCCGCCAGATGTTGGTTAAGGAAACAGATCGACTAACCAATGAAGAGATGCAAAATTTCGCGTCTCTACAAGCAGAACTGCGATCGCTACTTAACTCCTTCAACAATATCAGCGAAGACCGCCAGCACCTCGAATCGTGCTTCGAGCGAGTAAACACCATCCTTGCTAAAGGTTTGCAGGAACTCCCCGTGGATGCGATTTGGGGACAAATTGACCCTAAATCCTGGCGAGAGCAAATTTCTACTTTATTTAAACAATTGCGAGATTTCCGATCGGAAATCTTAAGCAGCTATCACACTCAAGAACAACTACACCAGCAAATTCACGACTTAATTGCCAAAGCAGAAGCCTTATCGCGTCCCGATATGGTCTATGTTGCCAACATCGAAGCCGACTTAATGATTCCCCAAGCGGGAGAGTATGCGATCGCTTTCGACTATGTGGTTCCCGGTGCCATGTGGCGACCTTGGCACCAAGCACGCCTTCTCCTCGACGAAAAACCGACGCTCTCTTTCCGCTTCGATGGCTGTGTCTGGCAACGCACGGGAGAAGATTGGAAAGACGTAGATTTAGTCTTTTCTACCGCCCGCGCATCCTTGGGAACTGAACCACCCCTGCTGACAGATGACCCTTTAAATGTTCAAGAAAAATCTCAGCAGATAATCATTCAAGCGAGAGATCAACAAGTTCAGACAGCCGGACTCGGAACCGACACCACCCCCGCCACAGTTGATTTACCCGGTGTTGATGACGGCGGCGAAGTCCGAAACCTACGCAGCCAGACAAAAGCAACGATTCCCTCAGATGGTCGCCCTTACCGCGTTTCCATCTACTCCTTCGACTCTCCCGCCTCTGTAGAGTATGTCTTGATGCCAGAATTATCCTGTCAAGTCATCCTTAAGAGCGAACAGACAAACACTTCTAAATTCCCGATTCTAGCTGGGCCAGTGGATTTAGTGCGGACTTCTGGCTTTGTCGGTCGTACCTCAGTTCTATTTATCGCGCCTGGAGAGAAATTTGCTTTGGGATGGGGAGCGGATAATGCAATGCGCGTGCAGCGCACCCAAACCCAAAAAAGAAAACAGGATCACTTGACTAAATGGAACAGTGTCACAACTACAACAACATTGTTCCTTTCCAATATTGGCGAAGAACAAAGAGCGATCGCAACCACTGAGCGGGTGCCGGTTTCGGAGCTAGAGCAAGTGAAAGTAGAGGTAATCTCCGATAAAACCACTGACGGCATCCAGGCAGATGAAAACGGCTTTTGCACCTGGAATTTTACCCTCGAACCTTACTCTCAACTCCAGGCATCCTTGGTCTACCAAGTTTCAGCCGCACCGGAAGTACAAGGCATCTAG
- a CDS encoding DUF3747 domain-containing protein: protein MSLPSTSSKRLFGRSIAALATVVLSTLSAVNPSPAAVFTQKEVEQGKFIAVAAPYGTNSHQLLILEQISDKRACWSESGDRPTAVDPLLLNFDFTGICGRSTDSNGYSMRMAGTDLGLKYSFNLVKRDGELVLVGTNFSDRTVPTIEIGRTNGLSDGFMKINLDPAWRFAKRTYNGKTLGHVYLASDQAAPGIDPGDIGTPPGSSTFGDIASDVYAKEIEQAVALGFVAGFKEDNTFRPQVALTREQLVSMVLESLTKLPGANVTIPTQAASRPYPDVDASRWSAAKIKWARDNNIVSGYQDGTFKPTQPVTRAELMAVLRRAAEFGKNMRGLSPELATKNSAKTFSDTEKHWASSLISQMSSYCNVASPVNEVGSKFEPNSPTRRNYAAAATLRMLNCVKTE, encoded by the coding sequence ATGTCTTTGCCGTCAACCTCCTCCAAGCGTCTATTTGGACGGTCAATTGCCGCCCTAGCCACCGTTGTCCTCTCCACCCTCAGTGCCGTCAACCCCAGCCCAGCCGCCGTTTTTACTCAAAAAGAAGTTGAACAAGGTAAATTTATCGCCGTAGCTGCCCCATACGGCACGAATAGTCATCAACTGCTGATTCTGGAACAGATATCCGATAAACGGGCGTGTTGGAGTGAAAGTGGCGATCGCCCAACAGCAGTCGATCCGCTGCTACTCAACTTTGACTTCACCGGCATTTGCGGACGCAGTACCGATAGCAACGGCTATTCTATGCGTATGGCGGGGACGGATTTGGGGCTGAAGTACAGCTTCAACTTAGTAAAGCGCGACGGCGAACTCGTCCTTGTCGGCACCAACTTTAGCGATCGCACTGTCCCAACCATTGAAATTGGCAGAACCAACGGACTCAGCGATGGTTTTATGAAAATCAATCTCGATCCGGCGTGGCGGTTCGCCAAAAGAACCTACAACGGTAAAACCCTCGGTCACGTCTATCTTGCCAGCGACCAAGCCGCGCCGGGAATCGACCCTGGCGATATCGGAACGCCTCCCGGAAGCTCCACCTTCGGAGATATCGCCTCAGATGTCTACGCAAAAGAAATTGAACAAGCCGTTGCGCTGGGGTTCGTCGCTGGCTTCAAAGAAGACAACACCTTCCGCCCTCAAGTCGCCTTAACCAGAGAGCAACTGGTGTCGATGGTGTTGGAATCTTTAACAAAGCTACCCGGAGCCAATGTCACGATCCCGACTCAAGCTGCATCTCGACCCTATCCTGATGTTGATGCCTCGCGCTGGAGCGCCGCTAAAATTAAATGGGCGCGGGATAACAATATTGTCAGTGGCTACCAAGACGGCACCTTCAAACCCACTCAACCCGTCACCAGAGCTGAATTGATGGCAGTGCTGCGACGTGCTGCTGAATTTGGTAAAAATATGCGTGGACTTAGTCCAGAATTAGCGACCAAAAACTCAGCGAAAACCTTCTCAGACACCGAAAAACACTGGGCTTCTTCGCTGATTAGCCAAATGTCTTCTTATTGCAACGTCGCCTCCCCTGTTAATGAAGTCGGCAGCAAGTTTGAGCCAAACTCTCCGACTCGCCGCAACTATGCTGCCGCCGCCACTCTGCGGATGCTCAACTGCGTCAAAACTGAGTAA
- a CDS encoding low molecular weight protein arginine phosphatase, translating into MRILFVCTGNTCRSPMAEALFRQKAQGMEVEVRSAGVVAFEGDSASPQTQHVLKEYGIDYYHEAKRLDRQLFDWADLVLTMTGGQKKAIADAFSAAADKVYTLKKYVGYHEQAEIADPYGGDLATYRQCAGEIEQKLDLLLAKLAATR; encoded by the coding sequence ATGCGGATTTTATTTGTGTGTACGGGCAATACCTGCCGTAGCCCGATGGCAGAAGCGCTATTCCGCCAAAAAGCGCAAGGAATGGAAGTGGAGGTGCGATCGGCAGGCGTCGTGGCGTTTGAGGGAGATTCTGCATCCCCGCAGACCCAGCACGTCCTGAAGGAGTATGGTATCGATTACTACCATGAAGCGAAGCGGCTGGATCGCCAGCTCTTCGATTGGGCGGATTTGGTGCTGACAATGACGGGCGGACAAAAGAAAGCGATCGCTGATGCATTCTCTGCTGCTGCCGACAAAGTATATACCTTGAAAAAATACGTTGGCTATCACGAGCAAGCTGAAATTGCCGATCCCTATGGTGGCGACTTGGCAACTTATCGACAGTGCGCTGGAGAAATTGAGCAAAAGTTGGATCTGTTGTTAGCGAAGCTAGCGGCTACGCGCTGA
- a CDS encoding GNAT family N-acetyltransferase — MIVTETPRLLLRHLTLDDVDDLATIFADPVVMKFFPNTRTSEETKGHIKWIFSCYEKYGFGLWATIHKADNQFIGRCGLIPQRVDGQEEVEIGYMLAKEYWGKGLATEAASAIRDYGFELGYNRLISLIHPGNIASQNVAMKVGLTYEKDTIIQEKTVRVYAIKRPNLP; from the coding sequence ATGATTGTAACTGAAACACCGCGCTTACTTCTCCGACATCTCACCTTGGATGATGTAGATGACTTGGCAACCATTTTTGCAGATCCGGTCGTGATGAAGTTCTTCCCCAATACGCGGACATCCGAAGAAACTAAAGGTCACATCAAGTGGATATTTAGCTGCTACGAGAAATACGGCTTCGGTTTGTGGGCGACCATTCACAAGGCTGACAACCAGTTTATTGGTCGGTGTGGATTAATACCGCAGCGAGTGGATGGGCAAGAAGAAGTCGAGATTGGTTATATGCTGGCTAAGGAATACTGGGGAAAGGGTTTGGCAACCGAAGCGGCTAGTGCAATTCGGGATTATGGTTTTGAGCTGGGTTATAACCGCCTCATTTCCTTAATCCATCCGGGAAACATCGCGTCTCAGAATGTCGCAATGAAAGTCGGCTTAACTTACGAAAAAGACACAATTATTCAGGAAAAGACTGTTCGCGTTTATGCAATAAAAAGACCCAATCTTCCGTAG
- a CDS encoding 2Fe-2S iron-sulfur cluster-binding protein — MQTSPKTSNAVAKTLEPGSIDVTLRINGKPHTLQIEPRVTLLDALRERIGLTGTKKGCDRGQCGACTVLVDGRRINSCLTLAVMQEGAEITTIEGLARGDELHPMQAAFIKHDGFQCGYCTPGQIVSAVGLLAEGCPTSDEAIRECMSGNLCRCGAYPGIVAAVREVHQTQTSNG, encoded by the coding sequence ATGCAAACAAGCCCTAAGACTTCTAACGCAGTCGCGAAAACCCTGGAGCCTGGTAGTATTGACGTGACCCTGCGGATCAATGGTAAACCGCACACTTTGCAAATCGAACCGCGCGTGACGCTACTGGACGCACTGCGCGAACGCATCGGTCTGACAGGCACCAAGAAGGGTTGCGATCGCGGACAATGCGGTGCGTGTACTGTGTTAGTTGATGGACGGCGCATCAACTCGTGCCTGACCTTGGCGGTGATGCAAGAAGGCGCGGAAATTACAACGATTGAAGGTTTAGCTCGTGGCGATGAACTTCATCCCATGCAGGCGGCTTTCATTAAGCATGACGGCTTTCAGTGCGGATATTGTACGCCCGGTCAGATCGTGTCTGCGGTGGGTCTATTAGCAGAAGGTTGCCCGACATCCGATGAGGCAATTCGGGAGTGCATGAGCGGCAATCTCTGTCGCTGTGGTGCCTATCCTGGCATTGTTGCCGCTGTGCGCGAAGTTCATCAGACGCAGACTAGCAATGGGTAG
- a CDS encoding xanthine dehydrogenase family protein subunit M has translation MKPFSYVRATEKGTAIQTVAGDRAAKFIAGGTNLIDLMKGGVAQPDQLVDITRLPLADVTAISNGLRIGAMARNSDVANNRLVRDRYPLLSQALLAGASPQLRNMATIGGNLMQRTRCYYFNDSTMPCNKREPGSGCSAIEGYNRIHAIFGASEQCIATHPSDMCVALAALDAVVRVEGPNGERQIPISDFHRLPEDTPQIDTMLQHDELIVAVDLPNSPFAERSHYLKVRDRASYAFALVSVAAALDIDNGTIKAARVAMGGVAHKPWRAVEAEKILVGAKANEQTFAAAAEATVREAQPQKYNRFKVEMAKRAIARALTKAAGGTV, from the coding sequence ATGAAACCTTTTAGTTATGTGCGTGCTACTGAAAAAGGCACAGCCATTCAGACAGTTGCGGGGGATCGGGCAGCAAAATTTATCGCAGGCGGCACTAATTTAATCGACTTGATGAAAGGAGGCGTGGCGCAGCCTGACCAACTGGTAGACATCACCCGGCTACCCTTGGCAGACGTGACGGCAATCTCGAATGGCTTACGCATCGGGGCGATGGCACGCAACAGCGACGTGGCAAATAATCGGTTGGTGCGCGATCGCTATCCGTTACTTTCTCAAGCGTTACTCGCTGGCGCGTCACCGCAACTGCGGAATATGGCAACCATCGGCGGCAACTTGATGCAAAGAACCCGCTGCTACTACTTCAACGATTCGACGATGCCGTGCAACAAGCGCGAACCCGGTTCCGGTTGTTCGGCGATTGAAGGGTACAACCGCATTCACGCGATTTTCGGTGCCAGCGAACAGTGCATTGCAACGCATCCTTCGGATATGTGCGTGGCGCTGGCAGCCCTTGATGCCGTAGTGCGTGTTGAGGGGCCGAACGGAGAGCGACAAATCCCCATCAGTGACTTTCACCGCTTACCGGAAGATACGCCTCAAATCGATACGATGCTTCAACATGACGAACTAATCGTTGCGGTGGATTTGCCAAATTCACCCTTTGCCGAGCGATCGCACTATTTAAAAGTACGCGATCGCGCTAGTTATGCCTTTGCCCTGGTTTCCGTCGCCGCCGCCCTCGATATCGACAACGGCACCATTAAAGCGGCGCGAGTCGCGATGGGAGGCGTCGCACATAAGCCGTGGCGGGCGGTTGAGGCGGAGAAAATTCTGGTTGGTGCAAAAGCGAACGAGCAAACCTTTGCAGCAGCAGCAGAGGCAACCGTTCGGGAAGCCCAACCCCAAAAATACAACCGATTCAAAGTTGAAATGGCAAAACGAGCGATCGCTCGGGCACTCACAAAAGCAGCAGGAGGCACAGTATGA
- a CDS encoding xanthine dehydrogenase family protein molybdopterin-binding subunit: MSQSENATNQAVGKPMDRVDGRLKVTGGARYSAEIPVENPAYAVSIGSAIACGRIKSIDTRAAEQSPGVLSILTHLNAPKLRPVPTLFGGGAAAENRLVLQEAVVHHIGQHIGVVIADTLENATHAASLVRIDYDAETPVVEMEKAQAFAPKSVFGKPPETIRGNPAQALADAEVRIEETYRTPTEHHNPMETHSTTAVWEGDRLTIYDATQSNFGVRQAMATTFGIPDENVRVVCQFIGGAFGGKAMVWPHVTLAALAARQVRRPVKLVLTREQMFTTVGHRAQTEQQVALGATRDGRLTAIAHRGISHTSTFEEFLEPYTVGTHMMYATPNLQAKQSLVRLNKGTPTFMRAPGESPGMFALESAMDELAYAVKLDPIELRLRNHADIDPSNNLPWSSKSLKECYQLGAEKFGWSRRTPEPGSMRDGRYLIGMGMASATYPVNHFPASARVRILQDGTALVQSGSQEMGTGTATVMAQVAADALGLPVERVRFELGDTQLPRAPISGGSATMGSVGTAVHEAAQAARRKVLELARTDASSPLYNVPETDMAIEGGRLFRKSDRNQGETYQAVLMRQNLPQVEESFDAKFNRAEKKYSMHSFGAQFAEVRVDPDFGEVRVTRFVGAFGVGQVINLKTARSQMIGGIVMGLGMALLEETVTDSRTGRIVNANLGEYHVPVNADIPAIESYFVEEIDPYINPIGAKGAGEIGITGVAAAVANAVYHATGKRIRDLPITPDKLL; this comes from the coding sequence ATGAGTCAATCTGAGAATGCAACCAACCAAGCTGTGGGTAAGCCAATGGATCGGGTGGATGGACGCCTGAAAGTGACGGGTGGTGCCCGCTACTCGGCGGAAATCCCTGTAGAAAATCCCGCCTATGCCGTCTCTATCGGCAGCGCGATCGCCTGCGGACGCATTAAAAGCATCGACACCCGTGCGGCGGAACAGTCCCCTGGTGTACTGAGTATCTTGACGCACCTCAACGCGCCTAAACTCCGCCCGGTGCCCACCTTGTTCGGGGGTGGGGCTGCTGCCGAAAACCGCCTGGTGCTGCAAGAAGCGGTTGTACATCACATCGGTCAGCACATCGGCGTTGTCATTGCCGACACCCTAGAAAACGCTACCCACGCCGCATCCCTCGTCCGCATCGATTACGACGCCGAAACGCCGGTGGTGGAGATGGAAAAGGCGCAGGCATTCGCGCCGAAGTCCGTGTTTGGCAAACCGCCAGAGACGATACGCGGCAATCCGGCGCAAGCGTTAGCCGATGCTGAGGTGCGGATTGAAGAAACTTACCGGACGCCCACCGAACACCACAACCCGATGGAGACGCACTCGACAACTGCCGTGTGGGAGGGCGATCGCCTCACCATTTACGACGCCACGCAGTCTAACTTCGGCGTGCGTCAGGCAATGGCGACGACGTTCGGCATCCCCGACGAGAACGTGCGCGTCGTGTGTCAATTCATTGGCGGCGCGTTTGGCGGCAAAGCTATGGTTTGGCCCCACGTCACGCTAGCCGCCCTCGCTGCCCGCCAGGTACGTCGTCCCGTGAAATTAGTTTTAACCCGCGAACAGATGTTCACCACGGTTGGGCACCGGGCACAAACCGAGCAACAAGTCGCACTCGGCGCAACCCGCGACGGTCGCTTGACTGCGATCGCCCATCGGGGCATCTCCCATACTTCAACGTTCGAGGAATTCCTCGAACCGTACACTGTGGGAACCCACATGATGTACGCCACTCCCAACTTGCAAGCAAAGCAAAGTCTCGTCCGTCTCAACAAGGGAACGCCGACCTTTATGCGTGCCCCCGGCGAAAGTCCGGGAATGTTCGCCCTGGAATCGGCAATGGACGAACTCGCTTATGCCGTGAAACTTGACCCAATTGAGTTGCGCCTCCGCAATCATGCAGACATAGATCCCAGCAATAACCTGCCTTGGTCGAGCAAGTCGCTCAAAGAATGTTACCAACTCGGCGCAGAAAAATTTGGCTGGTCGCGGCGCACTCCCGAACCGGGTTCGATGCGGGACGGTCGTTACCTAATCGGCATGGGAATGGCAAGCGCCACGTACCCCGTGAATCACTTCCCGGCTAGCGCGAGAGTCCGCATCCTGCAAGACGGCACCGCCTTAGTGCAGAGTGGTTCTCAAGAGATGGGGACAGGTACGGCGACGGTGATGGCGCAAGTCGCCGCTGACGCCCTTGGGTTGCCGGTTGAGCGAGTGCGATTTGAGCTGGGAGATACCCAGTTGCCCCGTGCGCCGATATCGGGCGGATCGGCGACGATGGGAAGCGTGGGGACTGCCGTGCATGAAGCGGCACAAGCAGCCCGTAGGAAGGTACTGGAGTTGGCACGCACGGATGCTAGTTCGCCGCTTTACAACGTCCCGGAAACGGACATGGCGATTGAGGGCGGACGCCTGTTTCGCAAGAGCGATCGCAACCAGGGCGAAACTTACCAAGCGGTGCTGATGCGCCAAAATTTGCCGCAAGTCGAAGAAAGCTTTGATGCCAAGTTTAACCGCGCCGAGAAGAAGTATTCCATGCACTCCTTCGGCGCTCAATTTGCCGAAGTGCGCGTCGATCCTGACTTTGGCGAAGTGCGCGTAACCCGCTTTGTGGGAGCCTTTGGTGTGGGACAGGTAATCAACCTCAAAACAGCGCGATCGCAAATGATCGGCGGTATCGTCATGGGGCTAGGTATGGCACTACTAGAAGAAACGGTGACAGACTCCCGTACCGGGCGCATCGTCAACGCCAACCTCGGTGAGTACCACGTACCCGTCAACGCAGACATCCCCGCAATTGAGTCGTACTTCGTCGAAGAAATCGACCCGTACATTAACCCGATTGGAGCCAAAGGCGCAGGCGAAATTGGCATCACTGGCGTGGCGGCGGCGGTGGCAAACGCTGTCTATCACGCCACCGGGAAGCGTATCCGCGACCTCCCGATTACACCGGATAAGTTGCTGTAA
- a CDS encoding XdhC/CoxI family protein produces the protein MKELQEIVAAFAKAKNCGKTVAIATIVKVSGSTYRRPGARMLITLQGERIGSISGGCLENDVFERAQQVIVSGQPMLVNYDTTSDNDIVWGLGLGCKGMVQVLIERLTPENELSPMTFLGECLHQRQVGVLATIFHIEGHIKAQVGTHLMLHQDGTIFSNLEDADLSADILEDAREVLDKNCSLFKAYPLLGGKAEVFIEAIQPPVSLVIFGAGDDAIPVVRLAKELGWCVTVVDSRPANAKSDRFPSADEVILSHPERVNETVEIDKRTVAVVMTHNYLHDLEILKTLLPSPVQYLGILGPKRRTEQLLLELKEQGIQLTEAQLHRLHGPVGLDIGADTPEAIALSIVAEIQAVLANRSGGLLRKRQEPIHNRSTG, from the coding sequence ATGAAAGAATTACAGGAGATTGTTGCCGCATTTGCAAAAGCCAAAAATTGCGGCAAGACAGTAGCGATCGCCACCATTGTTAAAGTTAGTGGGTCTACCTATCGGCGACCGGGCGCTCGAATGCTGATAACGCTACAAGGTGAGCGAATCGGCTCCATTAGCGGCGGCTGTCTGGAGAATGACGTTTTTGAACGCGCTCAACAGGTCATCGTGTCCGGTCAACCCATGTTGGTGAACTACGATACGACCTCCGACAATGACATCGTCTGGGGGTTAGGACTCGGTTGCAAGGGAATGGTACAGGTGTTGATTGAACGCCTAACTCCAGAGAACGAGTTAAGTCCGATGACCTTTCTGGGAGAGTGTCTGCATCAGCGGCAGGTAGGAGTTCTAGCAACGATATTTCACATTGAAGGTCACATAAAGGCACAAGTCGGAACCCATTTAATGCTGCATCAAGATGGCACAATTTTCAGTAACCTCGAAGATGCAGATTTGAGTGCAGACATCCTCGAAGATGCCCGTGAAGTGCTTGATAAAAATTGCTCGCTTTTTAAAGCGTATCCCTTACTGGGAGGGAAAGCCGAAGTTTTTATCGAAGCGATTCAGCCACCTGTTTCGCTGGTCATTTTTGGCGCGGGTGACGATGCCATCCCGGTTGTACGCTTGGCGAAGGAATTGGGATGGTGCGTAACAGTCGTTGATAGCCGACCTGCCAATGCAAAATCAGACCGATTTCCCAGCGCCGATGAAGTCATTTTGTCTCACCCAGAAAGAGTCAATGAAACCGTAGAAATTGATAAGCGCACGGTAGCTGTCGTGATGACCCATAACTATCTGCACGACCTAGAAATCTTGAAAACACTCTTGCCTTCTCCCGTGCAATATTTAGGGATTCTTGGCCCTAAAAGAAGAACCGAACAGTTACTTCTTGAGCTAAAAGAACAGGGAATTCAGCTTACAGAAGCCCAACTTCACCGCTTGCATGGCCCTGTTGGACTGGATATTGGCGCTGACACACCGGAAGCGATCGCACTCTCAATTGTGGCGGAAATTCAAGCGGTTCTCGCCAATCGTTCGGGCGGGTTATTAAGAAAGCGCCAGGAACCAATCCACAACCGGAGTACCGGATGA
- a CDS encoding nucleotidyltransferase family protein, translating into MNAPVVGLIILAAGASTRMGTPKQLLLYQGRSFLRHTAEIAIASRCQPIVVVLGANAEQIKPELSELPIQIVENPQWAEGMSSSIRVGIEALSNLNQNIDAVAIALCDQPFISSQLLNQIVEAYQVTRRPIIASEYAGSLGVPALFSRALFPELMSLKTTEGAKQIIKKYSPEVFRIPFAEGAIDIDTPKDYEKFQAIADEYLQSRTGI; encoded by the coding sequence ATGAATGCGCCTGTCGTCGGTTTGATAATTCTGGCAGCAGGAGCATCTACTCGCATGGGGACGCCAAAACAACTGCTGTTGTATCAAGGACGCAGCTTCCTCCGCCATACCGCAGAAATTGCGATCGCTTCCCGCTGTCAACCCATCGTCGTCGTTCTGGGAGCGAATGCAGAACAAATTAAGCCGGAACTCAGCGAGTTACCCATCCAAATTGTCGAAAACCCACAGTGGGCGGAGGGGATGAGTTCTTCGATTCGGGTGGGTATTGAAGCGCTGAGTAATTTAAATCAGAACATAGACGCCGTTGCGATCGCACTTTGCGACCAGCCTTTCATCTCTTCCCAACTACTCAATCAAATTGTGGAAGCCTATCAGGTCACGCGCCGACCGATTATTGCTTCAGAGTATGCAGGAAGCTTGGGTGTACCCGCTTTGTTCAGCCGCGCCTTGTTTCCAGAACTCATGAGCCTAAAAACGACCGAAGGCGCAAAACAAATCATCAAAAAATACTCACCCGAAGTCTTTCGCATCCCGTTTGCGGAGGGTGCTATCGACATTGATACTCCAAAAGATTACGAGAAATTTCAAGCGATCGCTGATGAGTATCTACAAAGCAGGACTGGTATTTAA
- a CDS encoding GNAT family N-acetyltransferase, translated as MIEIKPIQSHQVEEVKRVIIAVCKEIWQLPEEVIRHYDAMSDIDDVQSHYFDNKGTFLVLIDEERVVGSGAIRRLSDNICELKRMWFLKDYRGRGLGTKMAQMLLDFAKITGYKKVRLDTIDEQKQAQALELYQRLGFYFIERYNTSPCTVFMEKML; from the coding sequence ATGATAGAAATCAAACCGATACAATCACATCAAGTTGAAGAAGTCAAGCGCGTAATCATCGCGGTTTGCAAGGAAATATGGCAGCTTCCTGAAGAAGTGATTAGGCATTACGATGCCATGTCTGATATAGATGACGTGCAATCGCACTACTTCGACAATAAGGGCACATTTTTGGTGCTGATTGATGAGGAGCGGGTTGTTGGCAGCGGCGCAATTCGGCGTTTGAGCGACAACATCTGCGAACTAAAGAGAATGTGGTTTCTTAAAGATTATCGAGGACGAGGGTTGGGGACGAAAATGGCTCAGATGCTCTTAGATTTTGCCAAAATTACAGGTTATAAGAAAGTCAGGCTGGATACGATTGATGAGCAAAAACAAGCACAAGCTCTGGAGCTTTATCAGCGGCTCGGCTTCTATTTTATTGAGCGATACAATACGAGTCCTTGTACTGTGTTCATGGAGAAAATGCTTTAA